A single region of the Sciurus carolinensis chromosome 14, mSciCar1.2, whole genome shotgun sequence genome encodes:
- the Polr1e gene encoding DNA-directed RNA polymerase I subunit RPA49 isoform X3: MRFTLYNSNDSTNPRKRKQRILAAETDRLSYVGNNFGTGALKCNTLCRHFVGILNKTSGQMEVYDAELFNMQPLFSDESVESQLTLESQNKTFRDKMDSCIEAFGTTKQKRALNSRRMNKVGSESLNLAVSKAAESIIDTKGVAALVSDAIQDDLQDDSLYLPPCYADAAKPEDVYKFEDILSPAEYDALKSPSEAFRKVTSEEILKMMEENSHCSTVIEALKSLPSNEESRDRQARCIWFLDTLIKFRAQKVIKRKSSLGPGIPHIINTKLLKHFTCLTYNNGSLWNLISNSMKAKITAYVIILALHINDFQIDLTLLQRDLKLSEKRMIEIAKAMRLKISKRKVSLAADREEDHKLGTLSIPLPPAQTSDRQSKRRKIT, from the exons ATGCGCTTTACCTTGTACAACAGCAACGACTCCACAAATCCCAGGAAGAGGAAACAGCGGATCCTA GCAGCCGAAACAGATAGACTTTCCTATGTCGGAAACAATTTTGGGACAGGAGCCCTTAAATGCAACACTCTGTGCAG gcACTTTGTAGGAATTTTGAACAAGACCTCTGGTCAAATGGAAGTATATGATGCTGAATTGTTCAACATGCAACCCCTGTTTTCAG ATGAATCAGTTGAGAGTCAACTCACACTGGAGAGTCAGAACAAAACTTTCAGAGATAAG ATGGATTCTTGCATTGAAGCCTTTGGTACCACCAAACAGAAACGAGCGTTAAACTCCAGGAGAATGAACAAAGTTGGCAGTGAATCATTGAATCTTGCAGTATCTAAAGCCGCAGAGAGTATCATTGATACAAAGGGTGTGGCTG CTCTGGTCAGTGATGCCATCCAGGATGACTTGCAAGATGACTCCCTTTACCTTCCTCCCTGCTATGCTGATGCAGCCAAGCCTGAAGATGTGTATAAATTTGAAGATA TTCTTTCCCCTGCAGAGTACGATGCTCTTAAGAGCCCATCTGAAGCTTTCAGAAAGGTCACATCAGAAGAAATACTGAAGATGATGGAAGAGAACAG CCACTGTTCCACTGTCATAGAAGCCTTGAAGTCTTTGCCATCAAATGAGGAGAGCCGAGATCGCCAGGCCCGATGCATATGGTTTCTAGACACCCTCATCAAATTTCGAGCCCAGAAAGTGATAAAGCGGAAAA GTTCCCTAGGACCTGGAATCCCCCACATCATCAATACCAAACTGCTGAAGCACTTCACCTGCTTGACTTACAACAATGGCAG TTTGTGGAACTTAATTTCAAATTCTATGAAAGCAAAGATCACCGCATATGTGATCATACTTGCCTTGCACATAAATGACTTCCAGATTGACCTGACGCTGTTACAGAGAGACTTGAAACTCAGTGAAAAAAG GATGATTGAGATAGCAAAAGCTATGAGGCTGAAAATCTCTAAAAGAAAGGTGTCTCTGGCAGCTGACcgggaagaggatcacaagctggGCACTCTGTCCATCCCGCTGCCTCCAGCCCAGACCTCGGACCGCCAGTCAAAACGGAGGAAGATTACCTAG
- the Polr1e gene encoding DNA-directed RNA polymerase I subunit RPA49 isoform X1: MAAEVLPSARWLYCGEPDESQRAVLVQFSNGKLQNPGNMRFTLYNSNDSTNPRKRKQRILAAETDRLSYVGNNFGTGALKCNTLCRHFVGILNKTSGQMEVYDAELFNMQPLFSDESVESQLTLESQNKTFRDKMDSCIEAFGTTKQKRALNSRRMNKVGSESLNLAVSKAAESIIDTKGVAALVSDAIQDDLQDDSLYLPPCYADAAKPEDVYKFEDILSPAEYDALKSPSEAFRKVTSEEILKMMEENSHCSTVIEALKSLPSNEESRDRQARCIWFLDTLIKFRAQKVIKRKSSLGPGIPHIINTKLLKHFTCLTYNNGSLWNLISNSMKAKITAYVIILALHINDFQIDLTLLQRDLKLSEKRMIEIAKAMRLKISKRKVSLAADREEDHKLGTLSIPLPPAQTSDRQSKRRKIT, encoded by the exons ATGGCGGCAGAGGTACTGCCGAGTGCGAGGTGGCTGTATTGTGGGGAGCCGGACGAGAGTCAGAGAGCTGTACTGG TCCAATTCTCCAATGGGAAGCTGCAGAATCCAGGCAACATGCGCTTTACCTTGTACAACAGCAACGACTCCACAAATCCCAGGAAGAGGAAACAGCGGATCCTA GCAGCCGAAACAGATAGACTTTCCTATGTCGGAAACAATTTTGGGACAGGAGCCCTTAAATGCAACACTCTGTGCAG gcACTTTGTAGGAATTTTGAACAAGACCTCTGGTCAAATGGAAGTATATGATGCTGAATTGTTCAACATGCAACCCCTGTTTTCAG ATGAATCAGTTGAGAGTCAACTCACACTGGAGAGTCAGAACAAAACTTTCAGAGATAAG ATGGATTCTTGCATTGAAGCCTTTGGTACCACCAAACAGAAACGAGCGTTAAACTCCAGGAGAATGAACAAAGTTGGCAGTGAATCATTGAATCTTGCAGTATCTAAAGCCGCAGAGAGTATCATTGATACAAAGGGTGTGGCTG CTCTGGTCAGTGATGCCATCCAGGATGACTTGCAAGATGACTCCCTTTACCTTCCTCCCTGCTATGCTGATGCAGCCAAGCCTGAAGATGTGTATAAATTTGAAGATA TTCTTTCCCCTGCAGAGTACGATGCTCTTAAGAGCCCATCTGAAGCTTTCAGAAAGGTCACATCAGAAGAAATACTGAAGATGATGGAAGAGAACAG CCACTGTTCCACTGTCATAGAAGCCTTGAAGTCTTTGCCATCAAATGAGGAGAGCCGAGATCGCCAGGCCCGATGCATATGGTTTCTAGACACCCTCATCAAATTTCGAGCCCAGAAAGTGATAAAGCGGAAAA GTTCCCTAGGACCTGGAATCCCCCACATCATCAATACCAAACTGCTGAAGCACTTCACCTGCTTGACTTACAACAATGGCAG TTTGTGGAACTTAATTTCAAATTCTATGAAAGCAAAGATCACCGCATATGTGATCATACTTGCCTTGCACATAAATGACTTCCAGATTGACCTGACGCTGTTACAGAGAGACTTGAAACTCAGTGAAAAAAG GATGATTGAGATAGCAAAAGCTATGAGGCTGAAAATCTCTAAAAGAAAGGTGTCTCTGGCAGCTGACcgggaagaggatcacaagctggGCACTCTGTCCATCCCGCTGCCTCCAGCCCAGACCTCGGACCGCCAGTCAAAACGGAGGAAGATTACCTAG
- the Polr1e gene encoding DNA-directed RNA polymerase I subunit RPA49 isoform X2, with protein sequence MAAELDCILTVQFSNGKLQNPGNMRFTLYNSNDSTNPRKRKQRILAAETDRLSYVGNNFGTGALKCNTLCRHFVGILNKTSGQMEVYDAELFNMQPLFSDESVESQLTLESQNKTFRDKMDSCIEAFGTTKQKRALNSRRMNKVGSESLNLAVSKAAESIIDTKGVAALVSDAIQDDLQDDSLYLPPCYADAAKPEDVYKFEDILSPAEYDALKSPSEAFRKVTSEEILKMMEENSHCSTVIEALKSLPSNEESRDRQARCIWFLDTLIKFRAQKVIKRKSSLGPGIPHIINTKLLKHFTCLTYNNGSLWNLISNSMKAKITAYVIILALHINDFQIDLTLLQRDLKLSEKRMIEIAKAMRLKISKRKVSLAADREEDHKLGTLSIPLPPAQTSDRQSKRRKIT encoded by the exons ATGGCGGCAGAG TTGGACTGCATTCTTACAGTCCAATTCTCCAATGGGAAGCTGCAGAATCCAGGCAACATGCGCTTTACCTTGTACAACAGCAACGACTCCACAAATCCCAGGAAGAGGAAACAGCGGATCCTA GCAGCCGAAACAGATAGACTTTCCTATGTCGGAAACAATTTTGGGACAGGAGCCCTTAAATGCAACACTCTGTGCAG gcACTTTGTAGGAATTTTGAACAAGACCTCTGGTCAAATGGAAGTATATGATGCTGAATTGTTCAACATGCAACCCCTGTTTTCAG ATGAATCAGTTGAGAGTCAACTCACACTGGAGAGTCAGAACAAAACTTTCAGAGATAAG ATGGATTCTTGCATTGAAGCCTTTGGTACCACCAAACAGAAACGAGCGTTAAACTCCAGGAGAATGAACAAAGTTGGCAGTGAATCATTGAATCTTGCAGTATCTAAAGCCGCAGAGAGTATCATTGATACAAAGGGTGTGGCTG CTCTGGTCAGTGATGCCATCCAGGATGACTTGCAAGATGACTCCCTTTACCTTCCTCCCTGCTATGCTGATGCAGCCAAGCCTGAAGATGTGTATAAATTTGAAGATA TTCTTTCCCCTGCAGAGTACGATGCTCTTAAGAGCCCATCTGAAGCTTTCAGAAAGGTCACATCAGAAGAAATACTGAAGATGATGGAAGAGAACAG CCACTGTTCCACTGTCATAGAAGCCTTGAAGTCTTTGCCATCAAATGAGGAGAGCCGAGATCGCCAGGCCCGATGCATATGGTTTCTAGACACCCTCATCAAATTTCGAGCCCAGAAAGTGATAAAGCGGAAAA GTTCCCTAGGACCTGGAATCCCCCACATCATCAATACCAAACTGCTGAAGCACTTCACCTGCTTGACTTACAACAATGGCAG TTTGTGGAACTTAATTTCAAATTCTATGAAAGCAAAGATCACCGCATATGTGATCATACTTGCCTTGCACATAAATGACTTCCAGATTGACCTGACGCTGTTACAGAGAGACTTGAAACTCAGTGAAAAAAG GATGATTGAGATAGCAAAAGCTATGAGGCTGAAAATCTCTAAAAGAAAGGTGTCTCTGGCAGCTGACcgggaagaggatcacaagctggGCACTCTGTCCATCCCGCTGCCTCCAGCCCAGACCTCGGACCGCCAGTCAAAACGGAGGAAGATTACCTAG